From the Sebastes fasciatus isolate fSebFas1 chromosome 3, fSebFas1.pri, whole genome shotgun sequence genome, one window contains:
- the LOC141765349 gene encoding uncharacterized protein LOC141765349 isoform X1 — protein sequence MPSSHMDGLHIFLVVLFGVVSCSHDSISGSVLEPTVRPGDNITLYCDCKSSSGVSIVWYRNCSHENQPSLVLKVKRRSSVVNDGNNLLKILPRFQFMRNSSSESYDLLIMNITESDEGLYYCGTEQPRVEDKEFIFSGNDYRYGNVTTRILFDSSSCPDSSGCISNPVLVVSWLMMFTPAFTILSSCISFILFFYFCQKTDKEPQILSDTRGQTRWDQDEDACFTRVVFWAKDRQTHH from the exons ATGCCCTCATCACACATGGACGGGCTGCACATTTTTCTGGTTGTTCTCTTTG GAGTTGTATCCTGCAGTCATGATTCAATTTCTGGATCAGTGTTGGAGCCGACAGTCAGACCAGGAGACAACATCACTCTCTACTGTGACTGTAAATCATCAAGTGGAGTTAGCATAGTGTGGTACAGGAACTGCTCTCATGAGAACCAGCCTTCTCTTGTCCTTAAAGTAAAACGCCGTTCATCGGTGGTCAACGACGGTAATAATCTTCTGAAGATTCTCCCTCGTTTTCAGTTTATGAGAAACTCTTCTTCTGAATCTTATGACCTGCTGATCATGAACATCACTGAGTCTGATGAGGGCCTCTACTACTGTGGAACTGAACAGCCAAGAGTGGAGGATAAAGAATTTATTTTTTCCGGTAATGATTACAGATATGGCAACGTCACAACAAGGATCCTATTCG ATTCCAGCTCGTGCCCTGACTCCAGTGGATGCATTTCAAACCCTGTGCTTGTTGTGTCCTGGCTGATGATGTTCACTCCAGCCTTCACTATTCTCTCCTCCTGCATctcctttattttgtttttttacttctgtcAGAAAACAG aTAAGGAACCTCAAATTCTCTCTGACACCAGGGGACAAACAAGATGGGATCAG GATGAAGATGCGTGTTTCACACGAGTTGTGTTCTGGGCGAAGGACAGACAAACTCACCACTAG
- the LOC141765349 gene encoding uncharacterized protein LOC141765349 isoform X2, translated as MPSSHMDGLHIFLVVLFGVVSCSHDSISGSVLEPTVRPGDNITLYCDCKSSSGVSIVWYRNCSHENQPSLVLKVKRRSSVVNDGNNLLKILPRFQFMRNSSSESYDLLIMNITESDEGLYYCGTEQPRVEDKEFIFSGNDYRYGNVTTRILFDSSWCPDSSGCISNPELVVSSLMVFSLLSSFISFILFFYFCQKTDKEPQILSDTRGQTRWDQDEDACFTRVVFWAKDRQTHH; from the exons ATGCCCTCATCACACATGGACGGGCTGCACATTTTTCTGGTTGTTCTCTTTG GAGTTGTATCCTGCAGTCATGATTCAATTTCTGGATCAGTGTTGGAGCCGACAGTCAGACCAGGAGACAACATCACTCTCTACTGTGACTGTAAATCATCAAGTGGAGTTAGCATAGTGTGGTACAGGAACTGCTCTCATGAGAACCAGCCTTCTCTTGTCCTTAAAGTAAAACGCCGTTCATCGGTGGTCAACGACGGTAATAATCTTCTGAAGATTCTCCCTCGTTTTCAGTTTATGAGAAACTCTTCTTCTGAATCTTATGACCTGCTGATCATGAACATCACTGAGTCTGATGAGGGCCTCTACTACTGTGGAACTGAACAGCCAAGAGTGGAGGATAAAGAATTTATTTTTTCCGGTAATGATTACAGATATGGCAACGTCACAACAAGGATCCTATTCG ATTCCAGCTGGTGCCCTGACTCCAGTGGATGCATTTCAAACCCTGAGCTTGTTGTGTCCTCGCTGATGgtgttctctcttctctcctccttcatctcctttattttgtttttttacttctgtcAGAAAACAG aTAAGGAACCTCAAATTCTCTCTGACACCAGGGGACAAACAAGATGGGATCAG GATGAAGATGCGTGTTTCACACGAGTTGTGTTCTGGGCGAAGGACAGACAAACTCACCACTAG